A window of Spirochaetota bacterium genomic DNA:
TTCTTTTAGTTCCGTAATATAATCAACCCTACATTCAAGACATCCAATTGAATTGATGAGAAGAGAATAATCATTAATATCCAACCTGCTGCTGATTGTATGCATCATGGAGATTATCTCATAATCATAAAAGGGATTATCGCTTCCGAAAGATTCACACCCGAATTGATTAAATTGCCTTAGCCGTCCCTTCTGAGGTCTTTCAGCTCTAAACATTGGGCCAATGTAGAACAATTTGCTGTTTGAAAGCCTGTTGTAATTGCCGTTCCCAACATAGGCACGCACAACGGAAGCTGTTCCTTCGGGTCTCAGAGTAAGGCCTCTTCCACCCCTATCATTAAAGGAAAACATCTCCTTGGAAACAATATCCGTCTCATTTCCAATACCCCTCGAAAACACCTCTGTATACTCAAGTACAGGCACAATGATCTCCTTGTAATTATAAACCTTAAAGACCTCCCTTACAGTTTTAGTTATTAAATCCCATCTCAAAACAGAATCAGGAAAAACATCCTCAAATCCAGGGGGACTGGTCAGCATCATCTTCTCCTTCTAAATACAGCATCATTATTGATCCCTTTATCAAATTTAATAAGGCATTCTCTTCCAGGCTGTGCCATCTCAACACTCTCTTCATCCTCAATAATCTCTCTTATATGAAATTTATCATCCTGAACAGTATCACCTTGGATTGGGAATATCGCCTCTATCTCCTCACCCTGATATATAGGATTAAAGGTTTTGACAAAAGCCTCGGTTTTATCCTTACCCTGTCTCAAGTAATATCCCAAGAATAAGGCCTTTCTGATATATGGGACTTTGCTAAACTCCAAATCATCAAATTCATTAAAAAGGTTATCAGTATAGGGTCTATGACTAACTAAATCGAGTTCGCTCAACCAGAAAGGCATATGATTTCCATTTATACACCCTTCTGTTAAAACTCTAACAGCATGGCTATAGATTCTGGTTGTATTTGCTGTGTAATATAGGGATTTCATACGACCCTCAATTTTAAAGGCGTTCACCCCAGCAGAGATATAATCAGAAAGCCTTTCAATCAGACATAGATCTTTTGATGATAATATTTCAGTGCCCGATGCATACTCTATTATATCCATATGATTACCATTACGCTTCTCCTCAACTAACGCATAATTCCACCTGCATGGATGGGAACAGTTTCCCTGGTTTGCATCTCTGCCTGAGAGATATCTGCTAAGGAGACACCTGCCAGAATAGGATATGCATAGCGCGCCATGAACGAATATCTCGATCTCCGCATCAGTATGTTCCCTAATGCTCTTTATCTCATCAAGCGTAGTCTCCCTTGCAAGAATGATCCTATTTATCCCCAGGCTATTCCAAAATTTGATAGATAAATGGTTAAGTATCGAGAACTGGGTTGATAAATGAATATTTGAATCAATTCCCTTCTCTTTCAGTAAAACAAACATACCTGGGTCAGAGACAACAAAGGCATCAAATTTGAAATCCTTTATCTCCTCAATGTATCCCTCTGCCTCTCTTATCTCACCTTCATGTAGAAACGAATTCAAGAGGAATATGGTTCTTGCTCTGTGTGTTTTGCAAAAGGTTAACGCCTCTTCTATCTCTTGCAATGATAGATTGCCTGTATTATTACGAAGATTAAATCTTTTCCCGCCAAAATATACTGCATCAGCGCCAAACCTTACCGCAATCTTTAATTTTTCAAGGTTGCCCGCTGGTGAAACAATCTCAATATTATTTCCATTGTCTATCGATATGGTCATTTCCGATTTTGTTCATTTATTATGCCATTATTGTTTGGGGAATTACATTCTGCACAATGTTTTACGAAAAGGGTGAATACACCATTATGAATATAAAGTTGCAGAATATCGTCCCATGTAGCCGATGTAAGCGATCAGGAATTAGTTAGGTTATTACAATTAATACACATATCAAAATTAATTTCAACTCATAACTCATTATAAACCTGAATAAACTTGCCAACCAGATCCTTAAAATAAGTTACCGCGTCAATTATCGGTTGCTCACTTCGCATATCAACACCAGCAACGAGCAACTCATCAATAGGAAACGCGCTGCTTCCCATAGATAAAAACTTAAGATATGCATCCCTTGCCAGCTCTCCACCCTGTTGGACTCTTTTGGCCAGTGCAATACTAGCTGATATACCTGTCGCGTATTGATAGACATAAAAGGAAGAATAAAAATGTGGTATTCTCAAACACTCTAATACAATTGACTCATCTATTTCTACTGTATCTCCAAAATATATCTCAAGCAATTCCTTATAGGTTGATGTTAGGATGTCAAGTGTGAGTGCTTTATTCTCTTCCACCATATTATGTGTAATATTTTCGAAATGAGCAAACATGGTTTGCCTGAAAAGGGTACCTCGTATATTATCTATCTCACGATTGAGAATATATGCCCTCATCCTATTGTCGTCCTTATAGCGACTTAAGAGATAATTGCTTAGAAGCACTTCATTGAAGGTGGATGCTACTTCTGCAACAAATATTGAATAGCTATGATATACATAGGGCTGAGTTTTTGCAGAATAATAGGAATGCATGGAATGACCAGCCTCATGAATTAATGTATATATGCTATTAATATTATCATCATGATAGTTCAATAGTATATATGGGGGAGAATCGTAACATCCCGAGGAATAAGCCCCGCTTCTCTTTCCACGATTCTCATATCTATCAACCCATCCCCCCAAAAGCCCCTCTCTCATTATTCTTACATACTCATCACCCAATGGTGCTAAAGCATTTGCACAAAGGTCTACAGCTTCCTCAAAAGGCATCCCAAATTTGATGTCATCAACTATTGGGGCATAGATGTCACAAAAGCGCTGAACCTTTAAACCTAAAACCTTCTTCCTGAAATCTAAATATTCAAATAGGGGTGAGAGGTTCCCTTTAACTACATCAACCAGATTATCATAAACCTCTTCAGGGATATTATCTGGGAATATTGAAGCGCTCTTACTGCTATTAAATTTTCTGATTCTCGCATATATGCTATCCTTCTTGATTGAAGAGGATAATGAAGCTGCAATACTATGCTTATGATCCTTGTAAGCCCCATAGTACTGGGAAAAGGCTTTCTCTCTCACCTTGCTATTTCTGCTCATCAAAAAATGTACAAAATTTCCATGGCTCAATTCTATTTCATTCCCATCTTCATCCTCAAGCATACCAAACTTCAGGTCAGCATTATCGAGTTGAGTAAAAAAAAGTGACGGCGCATAGGCGATCTCCCTGGACATCGCCAAAACCTCTTCAACCCCCTCTGAAAGCGTATGTTCTCTAAATCTAAGTATCTTCTCAAGGTGAAAAGAATATTTCTTAATCCTCTCATCCTTGATATAACCATTCATATCATCTTCAGGAATGGCCTGTATTTCAGGCGTCATAAAACTTGAAAGCTCCGAGATTCTTGCATGAAGGGCTATAGCTCTCTGTTGAAATCCAAAATACTCCTGATTTGTTTTATCCTCATCACTCTTTAGATGAGCATATGTAAAAAGCCTATCCATCCTTCTCGATATCTCTAAATCAAACTCAATCGCCTTACTGAATAGATCAACCGACTCACCTAAATATCCTTTGAAGGAAGCGTATCCCTTTATTCCTTCTTCCAATTCTCCATAAAGGGACTCCCACCCCTCATCGCTATTAAAAAGGTGTGAAAGATTCCATTTGTGTTTATCAAGGATTTCATCCCTCTGGGGAATATGTTTATTAATACTCATAGGAGTGTCAACCCCTCCTTAGCAGATGTATTACTTTAACATAAATATTTCAACATGATTAGATAGCTTACCCTTATGTAAATAGAGTAATCCAAGAAGGTCTATTTCTACAGTGATTGTCCGAATCTATTAGAATGAGTAAATTCATTAAGCTCCTTACGAGGAGGTCCCTCCTTCACCTCTGTTGCTGGTTTACCTATTGGCACAACAACAACAACCTCATAATCCTCAGGAAGTTCAATTAACTTCCTGCAGGCATCATGATCCAAGAGTCCAACAACCACGCTTCCCAGACCTAACTCATGAGCCTTTAAACTAATATTCTGAACCGCCATACCTAGATCAAACATGAACCATTCGGAAAATTTAGTCCTTTTAATTCCTTGTTTATATCCTGCAACCCCCCTTTTAGCACAAGCGATGATCAAGACCGATGCAGCATTCGAGCATTTGGTAGCTGGATTCTTCTCTGAATATGTGGCTGTCACCTCTTTAATAAGATTCTTTTCTCTGATTATAACAAACTCCCAGGTTTGTGTATTCGCCCATGATGGAGCCCATCTTGCTGCCTCGATTATCTCTCTTATCTCTTCATTACTAACATAATAATCAGTGAAATTTCTAATGCTTCTCCTCTTTAGAATTGCTTCCTGTAACAGCATATTAACCTCCAAATAGTATAAGGATAGGTAATCTATGTGAAATGATGATTTCTTCCCAGCATTGTAGAGTTGAAAAGACCTTCGAGTTTAATGGCCATCCTCAAGTTATGTCGAATAATTGAACTCATTTTATTTTAGATATCTTTAGCTGAATGAATTGTATGAGTTGAATTTCGAAAAAAAGATTCATACAAGTATTGTAATAAAACATATTAATAGACAACTAATTTTCGAACCTCCATAGGAATTTTAGTCATTATCAATATCAAATATATTCTTCAAGTCTTCATCATCAACTGCTTCCTTGTTTTGCATCAATAGGTAATTATCATCTTTTTGTATTAACTGTCTCTTCAGATAAGGGTATTCTTTATTGAAAATCTTAACAAATCGCTCTATCTCATCTTCAGGATTTAGAAATTGTACTGCTACCTCTTTCCCATCTATTCTCAATACCTTGCCAGTCATAATAATCCTTCTTGATCTAAAGGGGAATTTTATTTGAATAACGTCATTCTGATTTATTGTCGAGTTTCTTAAAAAACAGACTCCACCCGCGCTGAGATTAATAATCTCTACTTTAAATACAACATCACTCTCATTTGTTTTATATTCAACAAAAAGGGCAGTAGTTTTTAATCTATCAAAGTTTCTTCTTTCCATTGCTCTATCAATCATTGTCAGATAGGAGCTGTTTTATGATCAGAGAAGACAAGGGCTATCTCACCGCAATTGTCCTTGTTTTTACAAGTTCGACAGTCTTTCCAAATCTTCTCTGGAAGAGTCTCTTTGGGAATCTCGATAAAACCGAATTTCCTAAAAAAATCCGGTGAATAGGTTAGTGTAAATATCTTCGCTGTTAAGTATTTGTTTAATAACTCTCTGACTAAATATAATAATAAAGTTGAGCCGATCTCCCTACCACACAATTCCCTTTTAACTGCTAAAGATCTCACCTCCTTTAACTCTTTGCCATAGTCATAATAAGAGATAACACCTGCGACTTCGTTCAAATGATGGGAATCAATTATCTCAGCCAATAAAAAGTGTTTTATATGTTTACGAATATTGCTCCTGGTTCTTGCAAGGATTATGTCCTCATCAGAGTATGACTTTATTATTTGGTAAATATATTCAACATCCACCAAGGTAGCTCTTCTAACACTAATACCTATGTCATTTGACTTCATTTCATCTTTTGAAAATGGATGCTTTATTGTAGAGGTCTTTGCTATAATTTAGTTCAATCTTCTTTAGAGATATTTCCGCTTCTTCCTTATTTCGATATGGTCCAACATACACCCTATAATATCCCTTATTTTTCGATAAAATTACAGTATGTCCCTGATTACTCAAAGAGGAAGCGATTTCATGAGAACTTGTC
This region includes:
- a CDS encoding GNAT family N-acetyltransferase, with the protein product MKSNDIGISVRRATLVDVEYIYQIIKSYSDEDIILARTRSNIRKHIKHFLLAEIIDSHHLNEVAGVISYYDYGKELKEVRSLAVKRELCGREIGSTLLLYLVRELLNKYLTAKIFTLTYSPDFFRKFGFIEIPKETLPEKIWKDCRTCKNKDNCGEIALVFSDHKTAPI
- a CDS encoding nitroreductase family protein, producing MLLQEAILKRRSIRNFTDYYVSNEEIREIIEAARWAPSWANTQTWEFVIIREKNLIKEVTATYSEKNPATKCSNAASVLIIACAKRGVAGYKQGIKRTKFSEWFMFDLGMAVQNISLKAHELGLGSVVVGLLDHDACRKLIELPEDYEVVVVVPIGKPATEVKEGPPRKELNEFTHSNRFGQSL
- a CDS encoding peptidase U32 family protein, translated to MTISIDNGNNIEIVSPAGNLEKLKIAVRFGADAVYFGGKRFNLRNNTGNLSLQEIEEALTFCKTHRARTIFLLNSFLHEGEIREAEGYIEEIKDFKFDAFVVSDPGMFVLLKEKGIDSNIHLSTQFSILNHLSIKFWNSLGINRIILARETTLDEIKSIREHTDAEIEIFVHGALCISYSGRCLLSRYLSGRDANQGNCSHPCRWNYALVEEKRNGNHMDIIEYASGTEILSSKDLCLIERLSDYISAGVNAFKIEGRMKSLYYTANTTRIYSHAVRVLTEGCINGNHMPFWLSELDLVSHRPYTDNLFNEFDDLEFSKVPYIRKALFLGYYLRQGKDKTEAFVKTFNPIYQGEEIEAIFPIQGDTVQDDKFHIREIIEDEESVEMAQPGRECLIKFDKGINNDAVFRRRR
- a CDS encoding PilZ domain-containing protein, which encodes MERRNFDRLKTTALFVEYKTNESDVVFKVEIINLSAGGVCFLRNSTINQNDVIQIKFPFRSRRIIMTGKVLRIDGKEVAVQFLNPEDEIERFVKIFNKEYPYLKRQLIQKDDNYLLMQNKEAVDDEDLKNIFDIDND
- the pepF gene encoding oligoendopeptidase F — translated: MSINKHIPQRDEILDKHKWNLSHLFNSDEGWESLYGELEEGIKGYASFKGYLGESVDLFSKAIEFDLEISRRMDRLFTYAHLKSDEDKTNQEYFGFQQRAIALHARISELSSFMTPEIQAIPEDDMNGYIKDERIKKYSFHLEKILRFREHTLSEGVEEVLAMSREIAYAPSLFFTQLDNADLKFGMLEDEDGNEIELSHGNFVHFLMSRNSKVREKAFSQYYGAYKDHKHSIAASLSSSIKKDSIYARIRKFNSSKSASIFPDNIPEEVYDNLVDVVKGNLSPLFEYLDFRKKVLGLKVQRFCDIYAPIVDDIKFGMPFEEAVDLCANALAPLGDEYVRIMREGLLGGWVDRYENRGKRSGAYSSGCYDSPPYILLNYHDDNINSIYTLIHEAGHSMHSYYSAKTQPYVYHSYSIFVAEVASTFNEVLLSNYLLSRYKDDNRMRAYILNREIDNIRGTLFRQTMFAHFENITHNMVEENKALTLDILTSTYKELLEIYFGDTVEIDESIVLECLRIPHFYSSFYVYQYATGISASIALAKRVQQGGELARDAYLKFLSMGSSAFPIDELLVAGVDMRSEQPIIDAVTYFKDLVGKFIQVYNEL